One Alphaproteobacteria bacterium DNA segment encodes these proteins:
- a CDS encoding flagellar hook-basal body complex protein produces MAEVQYKSNVAVFKPTAIMLSMQEAQILKLNTVANNLANATTNGFQSFSLSTEEVVYKTKDNKDISYVKTAALVRDTTNGSLMNTGAPLHAALVGNGYFIVNTPQGTRYTRNGEFLTDTDGKLITTAGHPVLSAGGSEILLPGSLKNISIAQDGTLSSNNTILGKIGVVEFDDEQALVSEGLSLFKTSADAQPSHAPHIVQGSLESSNVSPMVESMRMLELLRLFENAQKVIDEFEQLQKKMINASPQNA; encoded by the coding sequence ATGGCCGAAGTTCAATACAAAAGCAATGTCGCGGTGTTCAAGCCGACTGCCATAATGCTGTCAATGCAGGAAGCGCAGATATTAAAGCTTAATACCGTCGCCAATAATTTGGCTAACGCGACGACAAATGGCTTTCAATCATTCAGCCTCAGCACAGAAGAAGTCGTCTACAAAACAAAAGACAATAAAGATATTTCTTACGTCAAGACGGCGGCCCTGGTCAGGGACACAACCAATGGATCCCTGATGAATACAGGGGCACCCCTGCATGCTGCCCTTGTTGGGAACGGATATTTCATCGTAAACACGCCCCAAGGGACACGATACACCCGTAATGGCGAATTCCTGACTGATACCGATGGTAAATTGATCACAACCGCGGGCCATCCCGTGTTAAGTGCCGGCGGAAGCGAGATATTACTTCCAGGGTCGCTTAAAAATATCAGTATTGCCCAGGATGGAACGCTTTCCAGCAACAATACGATTTTGGGGAAAATAGGGGTTGTTGAATTCGATGATGAACAAGCGTTGGTCAGCGAAGGGCTTTCGCTTTTTAAAACCTCAGCCGATGCACAGCCATCCCATGCGCCCCATATTGTGCAGGGATCATTGGAAAGCTCCAACGTTTCTCCCATGGTCGAAAGTATGCGGATGCTGGAATTATTACGTCTTTTTGAAAACGCCCAAAAAGTCATTGATGAGTTCGAACAGCTTCAAAAAAAGATGATCAATGCATCCCCACAAAATGCCTAA
- a CDS encoding tetratricopeptide repeat protein, whose translation MQNDNKDVVIFLRHLERFDNADGLHMLGIMYLNGYCGLGKSYYLANYYFKRAGEFGSALAWKDLADSYLVGHGVKKDEQLALEFYIKSAQLGCGSAQFNAGIMFKTGQGTKIDTKKACHYLRLASLNPDLGVLQLDADHHLREARIMHPR comes from the coding sequence GTGCAAAATGATAACAAGGATGTCGTGATTTTTCTGCGCCATCTGGAACGTTTTGATAATGCTGATGGGCTCCACATGCTGGGCATTATGTACCTTAATGGATATTGCGGCCTTGGAAAAAGTTATTATCTGGCCAATTATTATTTCAAACGAGCCGGTGAATTTGGATCCGCATTGGCATGGAAAGACCTGGCCGACAGTTATTTGGTTGGACACGGCGTGAAAAAAGATGAGCAACTGGCCCTTGAATTTTACATAAAATCCGCCCAGCTGGGATGCGGTTCTGCCCAGTTTAATGCGGGAATTATGTTTAAAACTGGCCAGGGGACAAAAATCGATACCAAAAAGGCTTGCCATTACCTGCGGCTTGCATCGCTTAATCCAGACCTGGGCGTGCTTCAATTGGATGCGGATCATCATTTGAGGGAAGCCAGGATCATGCATCCCCGATAA